The following is a genomic window from Rhodospirillaceae bacterium.
AGTGTATTCTCTATAATACCCCCAAACGCTCCTTTCCAGCCTGCGTGAGCGGCTCCAATGACTCCTGCTTCCGGGTCCACAAAGAGAACGGGTGTGCAGTCTGCTGTTAAAATTCCTATGGCTAGGCCAGGCGTTGCGGTAACCATTCCATCTGCGATCGGCGGACCGTAGTCATCCCATGGTGCCGTGACTGTCACAACGTCTGTGGTGTGTTCTTGATGCACGGTCAAAAGGTCGTCTACAGTTACACCTAAGGCATCCGCGCAAATGACACGGTTCTGTTGCACTGACGCTTTGATGTCAGAAGAGCCGAAGCCGCAATTTAGGCTTGTGTATAGGCCGTTTGAGGTGCCGTTTTGGCGTGTAAAGAATCCGTGTTTGAGACCCGGTGTGGAGCTTAGAGTCGACGCTTGAAGCATTATTTAACCTTTGCCTCAAAACCGGCGAGCGGGGCAATGTGCGATGGCGCGATAGCCAGTACTTTGAACAGCGAGCCCATAGCTTCTGGATCGATAAGGCGCGCAATGCTGGCGCGAATGGTCTCAACGTCTTGCTTGGATTTACCGTCTGAAAGTTGCGCCTCTCTCACTTTGATGCCGAGACGTTTCAGCCATAAGCCCTGCTCGACTGGACCATAAACAGCGCTGCCCACTGACCTTGCGGCCTCGCTCACCAATGCGAAATCCACGTGCGCCGTCAGGTCAGAAAAGCCTGGTGCTTTGAGGACGGGCGCGTAGGCGTGGTCTTTAACGGCTTGTAGGGTGTCTCCGATGTCTGTGCGGACGTAGCCATAATCAATCAACAGGCCAATGCCTGGGCGTTCTATGCATAATTTTGAGATGTCACTGACGACATTATGCACTGCGGTTGAATGTTCCAGGATGCTGCCCTCCGGAGCATCATGAAAAGCATCATCGATATTCGGTGTCGGAAGGCCGGCGACGGTAAATACAAACTCACGCCCATTGTGATTTACCAATCGTTCACACCAACCAGAAGAGGTTTTGACATATTGAGTAATGGGCAGTGCGTCGAGAAACTCGTTAGCAACAAGGATCACAGGCCCCTCGGGGAGGGTGGACAGGTCCTCGTGCCAGGATACATTGTGCCCCATTAAAGTTTTTTCTTGCTCTGCTCTCAGCTTCTCGCTGCGCTCGATAAGATGGACAGATACAGCATAACCAAATCTTGGCGCAGCTTTCGATGTTGTACGAATGATGTCTGCCATCAAGGTGCCACGACCTGGCCCACACTCAACAAGGTGAAAATCTCTTGGCTGATCCAAGCATTGCCACGCAGTGATGCACCACAAACCAATCAGTTCGCCAAAAACTTGAGAAATTTCAGGCGCCGTCACAAAATCACCAGACCGGCCAAAAATGTTGCCGCGCGCGTAATACGTGTCGACGACAGTTTCCATAAATGCTGCGATGCTGATTGGCCCGTTGCGTTTGATGCGCTCGATCAGATGATCCGTGCAACCCGTCTCTGTTGTCGCATCAGCTAAAGGGGGAGGGGGTGACGTGCTCATCAATCTTAGGACTTGCCCTTTTGAAGGGGTTCGCGGTTCACTGATCTCCAGACAACCCAAATGCCGAATATAAGCAAAGCGGCGGATAAAAGTTGCCCCATTGTTAGTCCGAAGAGGACGATGCCTAAATGCCGATCAGGTTCGCGGAAGAACTCAACAAAAATGCGGGCTAATGCGTACCCTGCGCAAAAACAGCCTGTAATAATACCTGGACGGTGACGGATTGCGTCTTGGCGCCACAGCCAATGCAGCAGGACAAGTAGAACGAGACCTTCCAGGGCCGCCTCATAAAGCTGGCTTGGATGGCGTGGAGCGGGTCCACCCGCTGGGAAAGCCATGGCCCAAGGCACATCGGGTGCTGCGCGGCCATAGAGTTCACCATTGATAAAGTTTGCAATGCGCCCAAGAAATAAGCCGATTGGCACAACGCAACCCACGTTGTCGGCTACATACCATTTGTCTACTCCAAGCCGCCGCGCAAAAAGGATGATGGCAATGGTCACTCCGATCAAGCCACCATGGAAGGACATGCCGCCTTCCCAGGTCATCAATATTTCGCCCGGGTTCGATAAGTAATAACCAGGTTTGTAAAAGAGAACGTAGCCAATCCGCCCGCCGAGTATAATGCCAACCAGGGTCCACATCAGAAAGTCGTCAACTTGCTTCGGAGTCAGGAGCGCTGGCGAACGAACGACCAAACGCCGCATATACCATGCGCCACCAAATAGCCCGGCGATGTAGGCCAGAGCATACCAACGTATGGCGAAGGGGCCCAATTCAATCAGCACTGGGTCAATAGTAGGAAACGTGAGGGCAAAAACTGTCATGTGGCTTTCTGTTACCGGTAAGGGTCTGCCTGACTTAAGTAATCTCGGATGGTTATGGTGACACCGTCTTGAAGTGACGTAAACGGTTTCTCGAAACCGGCTTTCCTTAAACGAGACATGTCAGCTTCTGTAAAATATTGATAATGCGCTTTAAGGTGTTCCGGTGTGTCCCGCCAAGTGATTTTTGATTCAAGACCGGCGCTGGCGTAGACGGCATGTGCCAAATCCAGGAAGGTTCTGGCGCGGCCCGTTCCCACATTAAATACTCCCGACACCGCGGTGTTTTCTAATAGCCACTGAATAACAGCGATACAATCATCGACGAAAATAAAGTCTCGCTTCTGTTCTCCATCAGCAACATCGGTGCGATGAGACCGAAACAACGGATATGGCGATCCTTCGGCAATTACCGGATACATTTGGCTGACGACGCTGGCTTGGGGGCCTTTGTGCATTTCATTGGGCCCGAAGACATTGAAGAACCTGAGCCCCGCCCATTGTGGAGGGGTCGGCCCTCCGGCCTCAACTTGTTCTGCAACAAAGCAGTCGAAGGCCAGTTTGCTTTCCCCATAAATGTTAAGCGGCCTAAGGCGCTGCATCTCCACCAACTGTTGCCTGTCCTCAAAACCCTGCTGTCCATCCCCATATACGGAGGCTGAAGAGGCGTAGATAAGCGAGGTGTCTGTTTCTATGCACCACCGCCACAGAAATTTGCTGAGGTCTACGTTAACAGCGAAGACAGCCTCACGGTCCGTGGCCGTTGTGGCTGTTTCTGCTCCAAGATGGATAAGGGCTTCTATGTCTAGTGCGTGTTTAAAGAGGAAGGCTTCGATTTCGGTGGGAGCTACCCAAGTCAGCCCTTTTCTTTTTTGAGTATTGAGTCTTTTCGCCTTTGATTCACGAAAATCCACAGCTGCAATGGCGCTTTTTCTGTTTTGCTCCAGAACGGCCAACACGTTTGACCCGATGAACCCTGATGCGCCTGTCACAACAAACATGAATAATCCCGATATCTATAGTGTTTTGTATTTATGCCGGAGCATGAGTGCAGCGGCAATGAAGCAAAGCCCAGAGATTGTTATCAAGTGGGGTTGAAGGGAACACCGGTTACGCCGATATTATGATTGTAGCTTTATCTTGGAGACTTACAGTGCAGAGCCAGAAGAGAATTTTTGATGATATCGCTAAGGTCGCCGGTGGTGCCTTAGGAGCGTTGGGTGGCCTCAAGCAAGAGGTCGAAAGCCTCGTTCGCCAGAGGGTCGACCGCTTTCTCAGCGACCGTGATCTTGTAACGCGCGAAGAATTTGAGGTCGTAAAGGCAATGTTGTCTGAGGCGCGGGTTGAACAAGAAAAACTCCTTAAGCGCCTTGAGAAACTGGAGTCTGGAACCGCGACAAGCGTAAAGCACGCGAAACCAGTGCCCAACAAGACGACCTCTGCGAAGACTAAAACGGCGGCAAAACCAAAGCGCTCCGCCCCTTCTGCCTGATTGTCCAAAGCCGATACGGCAAGCAGGTCCTATGACAACAACGTGAAACTGGCCGACTCGGCAGTTCTACTAAGATTTGTTATTGAAGCGCTCGGAAACCTACTATATCTTGATTCTTAGGCTACGAATTTGGGGGCCGCTATTTCGAGCTGGCCCGGGGCAAATGAGGGGATTCCATGCGCACCACCACCGTCAGCCAAGACGCTCCGGCAGACAATCCGTTAGATCGGATTGAGGAAGTTATCACTGTAAAAGATTGGGTTTTTGATCGCCGCAGCGATGAAGAGATGGCGGTTGAAGCTCCAGGCACATGGTGTGATTTCGGCTTGTTTTTTGCTTGGTCAGAAGAGCTAGACGCTCTTCACTTCTCTTGCGCACTTGATATGCGGGTGCAGCCAAAAGTTCTGAATAATATCTATGAGCTTATCGCCAAGCTTAACGAGCGGTTGTGGATTGGCCATTTCGCCGTATGGATCGATGAGGGTATACCCATGTTCCGCCATACCGTTCATTGTCATGGGGGCCGATTGGATGCGGCTCATATTGACGAGCTTGTTGATCTCGCACGGAGCGAATGTGAGCGTTACTATCCGGCCTTTCAGTTCGTGATATGGGGTGGCAAAAGCCCGGACGATGCGATTTCCTGCGCTTTGCTTGATACGGTTGGTGAGGCGTAAAGCTCCAGTCTCTCGATTCAAAACAAAAGACGCCGTTCAAAACACCCTGATTGTGTTAAACTCTTCACATGATTGAAGGCACGCTTTTATTGGTTGGTTGCGGCAGGATGGGCGGCGCTCTGTTAGAAGGGTGGTTTGCTCACGGGCTTAGTCCTGTGGATATCATGGTTGTTGAACCTGCTGGTCGTTCCTCTATTGCCGCTGCCAAGGGTCACCCTGCCCTTACTGTGTTGAGTCAGGCTTCAGAAATTCCAAGTGATTTTAGACCCGACGCGGTCATCTTTGCTGTGAAGCCACAACTATTACCTGACGTTGCACCTGATTACGCGCGCTTTGCCAAAGGCGGTACGGTCTACCTATCGATTATTGCGGGGATAACTTTGTGTAAACTGCAATCCTTGTTGGGGGCAGAGGCTGCCATTGTGCGTGCCATGCCAAACACCCCGGCAGCCATAGGGAAAGGGGCAAGCGTTTTATGCGCTTCCGACGTTGTCGGCCCGTCACAGAAGCGTGTCTGTAAGGTGTTGATGGCTGCGGTTGGGCTTACGGCCTGGGTCACAGAAGAAGCAGAAATGAATGCGGTCACGGCCGTCTCCGGCAGCGGTCCGGCTTATGTATTTTTGCTCGCAGAAACACTGACTCAGGCAGGAATTAATGCTGGGCTTGCACCCGCTTTGGCTCAGCAATTAGCAAATGCGACGGTTTCCGGGGCAGGGGCGTTGTTGGAGGCGCAACCAGAAGAAGCCAGCCTTCTACGCCAGAATGTAACCAGCCCTGGTGGTACCACAGAAGCCGCATTAAATGTTCTGATGAAAGACAACGAGTTACAGGACTTGATGACCCGTGCCGTTGCTGCTGCTGTGAAGCGCTCACAAGAGCTGGCTGAATAGCTGAATTAATATCAAATCTAAAGCAGAGCGCTAGGAGGAGGCTCTTAATCCATGGCAGCTAAAAAAACATCCAAGTCATCGCGTCCGGTCAAAACTGAGCGGTCACTCAAAGACAGAGTCGCCGATGTGGCTCTTAAGACTGCGTCTCAGCAGGGCTGGGGTGAGCTGACACTTTCCGATCTGGCGAATAGCGCCAAAGAGCCATTCGGCCTTGTTGTTGAAGCGTTTCCAACGACGGACCGTATCGCAGCGCATTTATTTAGCCGGGTTGATTCGATTGTGTTGGCTGCAATTCCGAAGATTAATCATGACGAGAGCCCGCGCGACCGACTTTTCGAAGTTCTCATGATGCGGTTTGATGCTTTGCAAGCAGAGCGCGCAGGGTATGCCGCTATTCTAAGGTCCATGCAAAGACGACCATTGAGTATGTTCATGCGGATTCCCGGTCTGATTCATTCTATGGCGCTCCTACTTATTGCCTCAGGCATTGATGCGACTGGGCCGTTTGGCGTTGCTCGCGCGCATGCGTTGGGTGCGATATACATCATGGCCCTTCGTACATGGCTTAAAGATGATAGCTCAGATATGGCGCAAACAATGTCTGCTCTGGACAAAGGCTTAGACCGACTGGAGCAATTGCAGAAAATGTTTATGAAGCCTTCTAGTAAGGCTGGGTCTTCTTAAACCGGAAGGCGTAAAGTCGCGCGCAGCCCTCCCAGCGGGCTCTGACTGAGCACTATGTCTCCACCCAAGCCACGCGCGATGTCACGTGAGATTGTAAGCCCAAGACCTACCCCGCCGGTTTCGGGATTGCGCGAGGGATCCACCCTGTAGAAGGCTTTAAACACACTTTCTATTTGATCTTCAGGAATTCCTGGGCCGTTGTCATCCACATGTATTTCAATGTGAGCTCCCGCGCGTTTGGCTGATATATCAACACGTGTTCCATAACGGGATGCATTGCTGATGAGGTTGCTCAGACTTCGACGAAACGCGGTTGGTTTTGTTGTCACAGGCCCACCTAATTCTCGCAGCGTGAGATTTAAAACCTTTATGGACTCTTTGAACCGATCATAAATATCTTCGATCAATTCTTCTAAGTTTGTGGGCTCCGGAGCTTCCTCTCCTTCGCCACGTGCAAAAGCAAGATACCCATTGAGCATTTGTTCCATTTCATCAATGTCGCGTTTGATGTCTGCAATGTCTTCTGGGTTGGCTCCGTTCAGCATTTCAGTCTGGAGTCTCAGGCGGGTCAGCGGTGTGCGTAGGTCATGGGATACTCCTGCCAGCATTTCCGTCCTTTGATCAATCTGTCGTTTGATACGGTTGCGCATGGCGGTAAAAGCCCAAGCGGCTTGCCGTACTTCCTTTGCACCTTCTGCCTTAAAATTTGGGACGTCTCGTCCTTTACCAAAACTATCTGCCGCGCGTGCGAGTCTTCTGACCGCCCGAACCTGAACATTCAGAAACAATGCTGCAACCCCAAACAGCACCAGAGACGATCCAACCATCCACAACACAAAAACGTAAGTGGTGGAGCTAAAGAGTCGTTTGCGGGGGGCAACGACATGCAAAACGCCATCCGGAAGTTGCATGTTGATTTCAATTTCAGTCTCTGAATGTTCGAAATCAATTGTGAAGGGGCGCCGTAATTCTCGCCAGAGTTCACGTGTTAAGACATCAGGAAACGGTCCATCTGCATTGATGGTTTGATCCGCTGGAAGGGCAGCGCCTTGGTCAAACGTGATTTCTAATTGCATGGTTTGTCGGGCAGATACTTCTATCCATTCAAAGCGCGCTTCTTCTGGATAGTCGCGTAAGTAGACCCGAATGAGTGAGATATCTCCGGCGAGCCCCTGGGCTAAGCGACGGGAAAGAGTTTCCCAGTGATTATCGTAAAAGATAAAGGTGGAAATAATCTGAACCAGAATCAGAGGGACGAGAATAATCATTGCAGAGCGGCCCATGAGGGTCGCAGGCAACCATTTGGTCCAGCCTGACTCTTTAAACCACTGGCTTATTGTTCTCACGATAGCGTTATGATTTGCGGTATGACCGGTCATGACAAGACCCCTTTAGTCGGTACGCAACAGATAACCGGTGCCTCGAACCGTCTGGAGGTATCGTGGTTGCCTGGGGTCACTTTCAATTTTCCGGCGTAATCGCGTAACCTGAACATCAATCGTACGTGGGTTCGATTGCCCGGTTTCGTCGTTACCCAGTTGACTGCGTTGTACTGGCGTATTTGCGTTGAGGGCAAGCGTTCTTAATAATGTAGATTCGGCTGATGTGAGATGAACAGTAGCGCCATCACGCAAGAGGGTGTTGCGTGTCACATCATAACGGCATTGGCCAAATGACAACTCATGCAGGCCGTCATCTTCAGGAGGCGGTGCGCGCCTCAGGATTGCGGTGATCCTTAGCATCAGTTCTCTTGGTTCGAATGGTTTGCCCATGTAATCGTCTACGCCATGTTCCAGACCTGCGATGCGATGCTGTGCTTCGCCCATTGCCGTGAGCATTAGAATCGGAACATTGCTTTCTGTACGCACATGTTTGGCGAAGCTCATTCCGTCTTCGCCTGGCATCATGACGTCTAGAACGATGAGATCAAACTGCAGAGAACTTAAGTGCTGACGTGCATCTTTTGCTGATGCAGCATCTGTTACCATAAAGCCTTGTTCTTTTAGATACTTTTTGATTAAGCGCCTTAGCCGCGTGTCGTCATCAACAACCAATACATGAGCCTGAGGGGATATTAGTCCCTCAGGTGTAACATCACCAGCTATTGTTCTTGCCACTTTCACGCCTCAGTCCTTATAACTTCTCTTCATTGAACCGGTGTCGGGCTGAAGCTTCCATGATGCCCAACATTACTTTTCGGAATCCTTCAACTGCATCAGCGCCGGCGTCTTTATAAGCGGCTGCGATGCGGGCCCTTTGCTCGCTGGTCAGGAGCCTTTCTAGGTCTTGGCCTTTATCGGTCAGGGATAACAGACGTTGCCGCCGATCTGTAGTGCCAGGTTTCTGTTGAATGTAACCCTCATCGACGAGTTGGCGAAGCACACGGGATAGACTCTGTTTGGTGATTGAGAGGATGCCGAGCAATTCACTGACGCTCATATCAGGGTATTGCCCAACGAAATAAATCACGCGGTGGTGCGCCCGTCCGAAACTTTGTTTGGCTAAAATAGAATCTGCCTCTGCCGTGAAGTCTTTATAGGCAAAGAACAGCAATTCGATGCCTTGTCGCAGGTCTTCATCGCGCAGAAAGAGCAGATTTGTACCGGGTTTTGATTCAACCATAACTCTGGGTCGCATCGCTTGGGGCTCAGGTCAATAGGATTGAATATAAGTCAGTAATATTGACATATATTAATTCGGATGTTACGTCATACGTTCATTTTGATTAATAATATGTCTCACATAGGACGTACAGAGACGGCATAAGGAAGATTCCTCTAATGTCTATACAGCCCTTTGATGATCGGGACGGCTATATTTGGTTCAACGGTGAACTCCAGCCTTGGCGTGGCGCTAAGCTGCACGTGTTGACCCACGCTTTGCATTACGCCTCTTCAGTCTTTGAAGGAGAGCGCATTTATAACGGCAAGGTTTTTAAGCTTGAAGAGCATACGGAGCGCTTGTTTTTCTCGGCGAAAACGCTGGATATGAAAATTCCCTATGATCAGGACGCCATCAATGTCGCTACCTACGAAGCGATCCGCGCCAACAACATTACGGATGGTTATGTTCGTCCGATCGCATGGCGTGGTAGCGAATTAATGGGAATTACTGCGGCAGCGTCGAAAATAAATGTCGCCATCGCTGTCTGGCCATGGCCATCCTACTTCTCTCCGGAAGCACGATTAAAGGGCCTTAAACTTGACTTATCGGAGTGGCGTAGACCTTCGCCACAAACAGCCCCTGTTTTTGCAAAAGCTGCCGGACTGTACATGATCTGTACCTTGTCAAAGCATGCCGCAGAGCGGAAAGGTCTAGACGATGCGCTTCTCCTAGATTGGCGTGGGCAGGTTGCTGAAGCGACAGGGGCAAACGTCTTTTTCGTGATGGGAGGAAAGTTGCATACCCCTACACCGGATTGCTTCTTGGACGGCATTACGCGTCGCACTGTTATTGGTTTGGCCAAAGAACAGGGATACGACGTGATTGAGCGGGCCATAATGCCAGAGGAAATGGCCGACGCAGATGAGTGCTTTTTGACCGGCACAGCAGCTGAGGTCACTCCTGTTAGCGCGATTGGTAGCTATACTTTTACGCCTGGCAAAGTTTGCCGGACATTGATGGAAGCTTACGACATTACCGTTGGAAAAACGGCAAGTTCAGAGTCTAGCGCAGCCTAGTCTCATTTAATCTTTGATTCAGTGGCGGATCTGTTCCATCTGGTCGACCGGTCATCATCAACTTCTTTTGCCTCAACCCAAGAGGCACCTGTGCTGCTATGCTCACGTTTCCAAAAGGGAGCGTGAGTCTTAAGCCAATCCATAACAAATTCGCAGGCGGCAAAAGCATCTCCCCGGTGGGTGGCTGCCGTGCAAACCAGTACAATCGGATCCCCAGGTGTCATCACACCATATCGATGGATGACAATCATATCGTCTAGCGGCCAACGAGACTTTGCTTCATCACAAATACGTTTCAGTTCTTTCTCGGTCATGCCTGGGTAGTGCTCAAGCTCCAAGCTGGAGATGATGTTCTTAGGTCGTGATGGTGGCGATTCGTTATTATCAACATCTAGGCTATTGAAATCGCGCACCTGCCCGACAAAGTTGGCAACACCACCAGAGTTGGGGTTGCGTGCTAAGAACGTATTTAGTTCAGCGCCTGGGTCAAATGGATTATCTTGAACGCGTATCATAATTACCCTCCTGTAACGGGAGGAAAAAATGCGATTTCACTGGCATTTTTTATTGAAGCATCGAATGGCACATGAGTCTGGTCAACCGCAACACGCACCCGAGTCATATCTTGCAAAGCGTTGGCATGTTGGGGACTCAATTGTTTTAAGACACCGATCGCGTCTGCAACGGTGGATACATCATTAGGAAATTCTATATGTTCTTTGCCAGTGCCAATTCTCTCTTTGATCCACGCAAAATATAGGACGGTCGTTGCCACGAAGATCTACTCCAAAGTTTTACTGTTTTTGGCTGCAATAGACTCTTCTTCATCAAGCATATGAACAACGCCAGCCTTCAAATAATCATATCCCGTAATGAGAGTAAGCAGGGCGGCTAACCATAGGCCAATCTCACCAATCAATTGAGCCGGTATCCAAGATGGGGCGTCTGTGCCGACGATTAAGAATCCCAGAGCAAACATTTGCAACGTGGTTTTCCATTTCGCTAAAGTTGAGACGGGCACACTAACCTGTGTTTGGGCAAGGAACTCACGTAATCCTGAGACTAACAATTCACGGGTTAGAATAACCACCGCAGGTAAATAAGCCCAGGTACTCATGCGCTCAAACCCGACGAGCATTAAAAGCAATGCGGCAACCAGCAGCTTATCTGCAATTGGGTCAAGAAAACGACCGAACGGTGAGACCTGATTGCTCCGCCGGGCGATATAACCGTCAAAGAAGTCTGTGATTCCGGCGATAATAAACAGTCCGAGCATTACCCAGCGTGTTGTGGCGCTATCCCAGTAAAAAAGTGAAATGACAACAGGAATGATAAAAATTCTTGAAAGCGTTAAAATGTTGGGAAGGTTGAGCACAGGTAATTTCCATCAGGCCTAAGTTTTTAGTATGACTTATTGATCAGGGTGAAAATGATCATAGAGCTTTTTTGCCAGCCCTGCACTGATACCATCAACTGCGGCTAAATCCTCTGTTCCAGCTTGCCCGATGGCCTTCGCTGATCCAAAACGATGAAGAAGTGCCTTTTTTCGTTGGGCTCCAATGCCAGGAATCTGATCAAGTTCAGATTGCACTATTGCTCGAGATCGTTTGTTGCGGTGCGATGAAATCGCAAACCGATGTGCTTCGTCGCGCAAGCGTTGCAGGAAATAAAGCGCCGGGTGCGATGGTGGCAAGGTGAATGGCGGCTTGTCTTGCCTGTGAAATTGCTCCCTACCAGCGTTTCGATCTGGGCCTTTTGAAATGGCAACCATTGGAACGTCATTAATACCAAGTTCTTCTAGCGTCTGATAGGCGATCGAAAGTTGACCTTGTCCGCCGTCAAGAAGGACAAGGTCTGGCCATATTCCCTTGGTGCGTTCTGGATCTTCTTTTTGGGCGCGGCCAAATCGGCGCTGCAGAACTTCTTTCATAGCACCGTAGTCGTCGCCCGGGACCAGGTCTTCAGATTTTAAGTTGAATTTCCGATAAGAATTTTTCTCTAAGCCATTTGCGCCAGTGACAATCATAGCGCCGACCATATGCGTTCCTGATATATGCGAGTTATCATAGACTTCAATGCGATCAGGCGAAGTTGGTAAACTAAATATTTCTGCAACGCTTTCCAACAGCTTTCGTTGGGCCGAACTTTCCGCCATGCGTCTGCCTAATGCCTCTCGAGCATTCAATTTGGAATGATCAATCAGTTTTCGGCGGGCCCCTCTTTGTGGGGCTATGATGTCGACCTTATGATTGGTGCGTATACCTAAAGCCTCTGATATGAGGGCCCTGTGCGGGGGAGGATGGCTTACAAGTATGGTGCGGGGGGCTGGGGCCGCATCGTAAAACTGCCCTAGAAAAGCTTCTATGATTTCGCCATCATCGTCATCAGCAGAATGAGACGGATAATAGGCGCGGTTGCCAAAGTTTTGGCCGCCACGGAAGAAAAAGATTTGGATGCAAGATTGGCCACCTTCACGGTGCAGACCAATGACATCGGTGTTTTCCGTTGATGGTAAGTTAATATCTTGATGATTCTGAACAGACGTTAAGGCACGGATGCGATCACGATATATTGCTGCATTTTCAAAATCTAACTCTGCGCTGGCTGTTTCCATGCGCCGGGAGAGGTCTTGTTGAATTTCACGGCTCTCACCACTTAGGAAATCGCGCGACTGACGTATCAGGTCAGCATAGACTTCCTGTGGCACTGCATCGACACAAGGTGCGCAGCATTTTTTGATTTGATAGAGTAAGCACGGCCTTGATCGATTTTCGAAGACACTGTCTGAACACGTTCTGAGCAGAAAAGCTTTCTGCAATGTGGTCAGCGTATGGTTCACGGCTCCTGCAGAAGCGAAGGGCCCAAAATATTGATGCTGAGCTTTGCGTGCTCCTCTGTGTTTAATGACACGGGGAAACGCGTGATCTCCTGTGATCATAATGTAGGCGAAAGATTTATCGTCTCTGAGTAATATGTTGTATCGTGGCTTAAGTTGCTTGATGAGATTGCTTTCAAGCAGCAATGCCTCAGCTTCGGTATGGGTTGTGACAATTTCCAGATGAGCGGTTTCGGTGACCATCCTCTGCAGTCGCATAGGAAGGCGCTCTATCTTCGTATAAGCGGTGACACGCTTTTTTAGATTTTTGGCTTTGCCAACGTAAAGCGCATCTCCTGATGCATTTATCATTCTGTAAACACCAGGGCGGCTTGGAAGGTTCTTGAGGGCATCTGAAATGACCTTTAAGCCGTTGCCGAGCTTTTGACCGGGCGTATATGAACCCTTAGGCACGGCTTCAGCTGGTTGGTCTCTACCAGAATTCTTTGTGTTGCTTGAACGTTCCATCCCCCGGATTTGGCACTGATGTCATGTTCGGTCAACCGCTGAACATAACTTCAGGGAATAAGGTGAGGATATCCAGGAAAGCTGTGGAAAAGTCTGTGGGAATATGAACTGCAAGCCATAGGCCATGTAAAATAACCAAGAAAAGAGTTATTCAGGTTTATTTTCTGAAAAACCCTCTAAGTATCTGAGATGTATAGATAAAATATAATAAACTGGAAAACAAGACGTTGCAAATAGGGAAAAGTCATCGCCTGCTATTGAGTTCAAAGATCAAATAAATCCGTGTGCACAACTTACTTGACTAAAGTTCTAAGTTGGAGAGTAACGCTGATTCGAAGTTTAGATTTTATTACAAATCAACACGTTAAATGCCTGGAGACTGTCTTAGGATGGGGTGCGGCGCTCAATTTCTACGCCGACACTCTCGACGTCTTCGAAAACGTCGAGTTTTTCCACACGCACCCTGACCGTATGGCAGTCAGGGTGTTGCAAGCACGTTTGTGCGATTCGTTCTGCGAGAGTTTCTACTAAGTTTGTATGCCCGTCAGCCGTAATAGCACGAATGCGTGTGACAACATCCTCATAGCACACCACGTTCTCAAGACGGTCTGAAAGCGGTTTTCCATCATCAGTGACCGCGAGGTCTAGATTGATGCGGACTCTCTGTGGCACCCCTCTCTCGTGAGGAT
Proteins encoded in this region:
- a CDS encoding ATP-binding protein, which gives rise to MTGHTANHNAIVRTISQWFKESGWTKWLPATLMGRSAMIILVPLILVQIISTFIFYDNHWETLSRRLAQGLAGDISLIRVYLRDYPEEARFEWIEVSARQTMQLEITFDQGAALPADQTINADGPFPDVLTRELWRELRRPFTIDFEHSETEIEINMQLPDGVLHVVAPRKRLFSSTTYVFVLWMVGSSLVLFGVAALFLNVQVRAVRRLARAADSFGKGRDVPNFKAEGAKEVRQAAWAFTAMRNRIKRQIDQRTEMLAGVSHDLRTPLTRLRLQTEMLNGANPEDIADIKRDIDEMEQMLNGYLAFARGEGEEAPEPTNLEELIEDIYDRFKESIKVLNLTLRELGGPVTTKPTAFRRSLSNLISNASRYGTRVDISAKRAGAHIEIHVDDNGPGIPEDQIESVFKAFYRVDPSRNPETGGVGLGLTISRDIARGLGGDIVLSQSPLGGLRATLRLPV
- a CDS encoding response regulator; the encoded protein is MARTIAGDVTPEGLISPQAHVLVVDDDTRLRRLIKKYLKEQGFMVTDAASAKDARQHLSSLQFDLIVLDVMMPGEDGMSFAKHVRTESNVPILMLTAMGEAQHRIAGLEHGVDDYMGKPFEPRELMLRITAILRRAPPPEDDGLHELSFGQCRYDVTRNTLLRDGATVHLTSAESTLLRTLALNANTPVQRSQLGNDETGQSNPRTIDVQVTRLRRKIESDPRQPRYLQTVRGTGYLLRTD
- a CDS encoding MarR family transcriptional regulator, whose product is MVESKPGTNLLFLRDEDLRQGIELLFFAYKDFTAEADSILAKQSFGRAHHRVIYFVGQYPDMSVSELLGILSITKQSLSRVLRQLVDEGYIQQKPGTTDRRQRLLSLTDKGQDLERLLTSEQRARIAAAYKDAGADAVEGFRKVMLGIMEASARHRFNEEKL
- a CDS encoding branched-chain amino acid aminotransferase, whose amino-acid sequence is MSIQPFDDRDGYIWFNGELQPWRGAKLHVLTHALHYASSVFEGERIYNGKVFKLEEHTERLFFSAKTLDMKIPYDQDAINVATYEAIRANNITDGYVRPIAWRGSELMGITAAASKINVAIAVWPWPSYFSPEARLKGLKLDLSEWRRPSPQTAPVFAKAAGLYMICTLSKHAAERKGLDDALLLDWRGQVAEATGANVFFVMGGKLHTPTPDCFLDGITRRTVIGLAKEQGYDVIERAIMPEEMADADECFLTGTAAEVTPVSAIGSYTFTPGKVCRTLMEAYDITVGKTASSESSAA
- a CDS encoding molybdenum cofactor biosynthesis protein MoaE — translated: MIRVQDNPFDPGAELNTFLARNPNSGGVANFVGQVRDFNSLDVDNNESPPSRPKNIISSLELEHYPGMTEKELKRICDEAKSRWPLDDMIVIHRYGVMTPGDPIVLVCTAATHRGDAFAACEFVMDWLKTHAPFWKREHSSTGASWVEAKEVDDDRSTRWNRSATESKIK
- the moaD gene encoding molybdopterin converting factor subunit 1 is translated as MATTVLYFAWIKERIGTGKEHIEFPNDVSTVADAIGVLKQLSPQHANALQDMTRVRVAVDQTHVPFDASIKNASEIAFFPPVTGG
- the pgsA gene encoding CDP-diacylglycerol--glycerol-3-phosphate 3-phosphatidyltransferase; translated protein: MLNLPNILTLSRIFIIPVVISLFYWDSATTRWVMLGLFIIAGITDFFDGYIARRSNQVSPFGRFLDPIADKLLVAALLLMLVGFERMSTWAYLPAVVILTRELLVSGLREFLAQTQVSVPVSTLAKWKTTLQMFALGFLIVGTDAPSWIPAQLIGEIGLWLAALLTLITGYDYLKAGVVHMLDEEESIAAKNSKTLE